A window from Streptomyces sp. NBC_00271 encodes these proteins:
- a CDS encoding IS630 family transposase encodes MTSTAGASAPRRGPKLEPLLLSDDERAVLERWTRRATSAQALALRARIVLACAGPEVPPIVAVARELRVTADTVRKWRRRFLAERLDGLADEPRPGRPPTISVDQVEAVVVTTLEQLPKNATHWSRTSMAQHSGLSKSTVGRIWRQFQLKPHLADTFKLSTDPLFVEKVYDVVGLYFNPPEGAVVLSVDEKSQIQALDRSQPVLPIMPGMPERRTHDYVRNGLTTLFAAFDVATGEVITALHRRHRAVEFKKFLIRIDKEVPAHLQVHLIVDNYGTHKTPAIKAWLAKHPRFELHFTPTGSSWINQVERWFGYLAHQMIRRGAHKNIQALEADIRAWVKDWNEAPKPFVWTKTAEEILDSLARFCRRISGAGH; translated from the coding sequence GTGACTTCTACTGCTGGTGCGTCAGCTCCTCGTCGGGGCCCGAAGCTGGAACCGTTGCTGCTGTCTGATGACGAGCGGGCGGTGTTGGAGCGGTGGACGCGTCGGGCTACATCGGCCCAGGCGCTGGCCCTGCGCGCGCGGATCGTGCTGGCGTGCGCGGGCCCGGAGGTGCCGCCGATCGTCGCGGTCGCCCGGGAACTGCGGGTGACCGCGGACACCGTCCGCAAGTGGCGCCGACGCTTCCTCGCCGAGCGGCTGGACGGGCTGGCGGACGAGCCCCGGCCGGGCCGGCCGCCCACCATCAGCGTCGATCAGGTGGAAGCGGTGGTGGTCACCACGCTGGAACAGCTCCCGAAGAACGCCACCCACTGGTCGCGGACATCGATGGCGCAGCACAGTGGTCTGTCGAAGTCGACCGTGGGCCGGATCTGGCGGCAGTTCCAGCTCAAGCCGCATCTGGCGGACACCTTCAAGCTGTCGACGGACCCGTTGTTCGTGGAGAAGGTCTACGACGTCGTGGGCTTGTACTTCAACCCGCCCGAGGGTGCGGTGGTGCTGTCGGTGGACGAGAAGTCGCAGATCCAGGCACTGGACCGGTCCCAGCCGGTGCTGCCGATAATGCCGGGCATGCCCGAGCGGCGTACGCACGACTATGTGCGCAACGGCCTGACCACGTTGTTCGCCGCGTTCGATGTCGCCACGGGTGAAGTCATCACTGCCCTGCACCGCCGGCACCGGGCCGTGGAGTTCAAGAAGTTCCTGATCCGGATCGACAAGGAGGTGCCCGCGCACTTGCAGGTCCACCTGATCGTGGACAATTACGGCACCCACAAGACACCCGCGATCAAGGCTTGGCTGGCCAAACACCCGCGGTTCGAGCTGCACTTCACCCCGACCGGCTCGTCCTGGATCAACCAGGTCGAGCGGTGGTTCGGCTACCTCGCCCACCAGATGATCCGCCGCGGCGCACACAAAAACATCCAGGCCCTGGAAGCCGACATCCGGGCATGGGTCAAGGACTGGAACGAAGCCCCCAAGCCGTTCGTCTGGACCAAGACGGCCGAAGAAATCCTCGACTCCCTCGCCCGCTTCTGCCGACGGATCTCTGGCGCAGGACACTAG
- a CDS encoding ISL3 family transposase — MGDVFRLADLLLPGVGVAVDGVVLGDAEVRLTVRSTVESAVCPGCGWRSSRVHCYYQRCLADRPVVGRQVRLELRARRLVCANGGCGRRTFAEQIPDLTRRHARRTNALTTQLTDIALFLGGRAGANLCGRLAVTTGKDTLLRLLRALPVPAPESVPCLGVDEFAVRRGRTYATVLVDMNTRRPVDVLADRAAHTFAVWLREHPEVKVVCRDRAGSFRDGAHAGAPQARQVADAWHLLHNLAEAVERVVGRHRADLREPLTVRPNQDAIRPPAGVHPSALDELDVHGRPRPLIARTRERHQQIHERIERGDSLRAIARELRLSRGTVLRFARAADVEQLLVAATHRPSMIDDYRLYLHHRWMEGCTNAAALTREIQQLGYRGDVNTVRRHLRPYRTGTIPTDAPLPHLTVRRVTDWIMRRPELLTETERKCLDELCERSPSLATTTQYARRLASMVRERRSEHLALDVWLADVRLDGQRELRTLAAGIRRDRAAVLAALTTSFTSGAVEGNVTRIKLLKRQMYGRANFDLLRRRILLSPWSTSHHPQISDRDRKVSQNHFS; from the coding sequence GTGGGGGATGTGTTTCGCCTCGCCGACCTTCTTCTTCCGGGGGTTGGGGTGGCGGTAGATGGAGTGGTTCTTGGGGACGCTGAGGTCCGGCTTACTGTGCGGTCCACGGTGGAGTCGGCCGTCTGTCCGGGATGTGGATGGAGATCCTCGCGTGTGCACTGCTACTACCAGCGGTGTCTGGCGGACCGTCCCGTCGTCGGCCGTCAGGTGCGACTCGAGCTGCGGGCACGTCGTCTCGTGTGTGCTAACGGCGGCTGTGGGCGTCGGACGTTTGCCGAGCAGATACCGGACCTGACGCGTCGACATGCCCGCCGCACGAATGCCCTCACGACTCAGCTCACGGACATTGCCTTGTTTCTGGGCGGACGTGCGGGAGCCAATCTGTGCGGACGCCTGGCCGTCACCACCGGCAAGGACACCCTGCTCCGGCTCCTTCGCGCACTGCCCGTCCCGGCGCCGGAATCTGTCCCGTGTCTGGGCGTCGACGAGTTCGCCGTGCGCCGCGGCCGGACCTACGCGACGGTCCTCGTCGACATGAACACCCGCCGTCCCGTCGACGTCCTCGCGGACCGCGCCGCGCACACCTTCGCGGTCTGGCTTCGCGAACACCCTGAGGTAAAGGTCGTCTGCCGCGACCGGGCCGGCTCCTTCCGCGACGGCGCCCACGCCGGTGCACCACAGGCCCGGCAAGTGGCCGACGCCTGGCACCTGCTGCACAACCTCGCCGAAGCCGTCGAGCGCGTCGTCGGACGACACCGCGCCGACCTGCGCGAACCCCTCACCGTCCGGCCCAACCAGGACGCCATCCGTCCACCCGCAGGCGTCCACCCCTCCGCCCTGGACGAGCTGGACGTGCACGGACGGCCTCGGCCGCTGATCGCCCGCACCCGCGAGCGCCACCAGCAGATCCACGAACGCATCGAACGCGGCGACAGCCTGCGAGCCATCGCCCGGGAGCTCCGCCTCAGCCGCGGCACCGTGCTGCGCTTCGCCCGGGCCGCCGATGTCGAGCAGCTTCTCGTCGCGGCAACCCACCGCCCGAGCATGATCGACGACTACCGCCTCTACCTGCATCACCGCTGGATGGAGGGCTGCACCAACGCTGCCGCACTCACCCGGGAGATCCAGCAGCTGGGCTACCGCGGAGACGTCAACACCGTCCGCCGCCACCTGCGTCCCTACCGCACCGGGACGATCCCGACCGATGCACCGCTGCCCCACCTGACCGTCCGCAGGGTCACCGACTGGATCATGCGCCGCCCCGAGCTACTCACCGAGACCGAGCGCAAGTGCCTCGACGAGCTGTGTGAACGCAGCCCCTCCTTGGCCACGACCACGCAGTACGCCCGCCGCCTCGCCTCGATGGTGCGCGAACGCCGCAGCGAGCACCTGGCGCTCGACGTCTGGCTTGCCGATGTCCGCCTCGACGGACAACGAGAACTCCGTACCCTGGCCGCCGGCATACGGCGCGACCGGGCAGCCGTACTCGCCGCCCTGACCACCAGCTTCACCTCAGGAGCGGTCGAGGGCAACGTCACCAGGATCAAACTGCTGAAGAGACAGATGTACGGCCGGGCCAACTTCGACCTCCTGCGACGCCGAATTCTCCTGTCACCTTGGTCAACCAGCCACCACCCCCAAATCAGCGACAGAGACCGGAAAGTGAGCCAGAACCATTTCTCGTGA
- a CDS encoding PP2C family protein-serine/threonine phosphatase — MGTADHRHRGWESQGWLRGAPPPRWVRVLPPALLVAVCTAELLSRYPLDIGFLLGAIPSLAVLSYGPVATAMFGAVVIVFLYVPPLQLNHPGNTDLLTITFVAILSVAISLVRSRRDAHLVTVRTVAEAAQLAVLPPLPERVGPVRCTAFYRAAQRETLVGGDFFDVRAGPYGVRAVMGDVQGHGLSAVSTVASLLGAFRETVLDQGDLKSAAARLDRRLVVDSAQTAHAELFATALLLEFSPDADAVRLTSCGHPHPFLLRDGKAVELVLEPGAPLGLGFFDISPPQICTVRLERGDRLFLGSDGVSESRDETGAFYPLAERLTTLAQVRSADLTDRLWEDLLRFCTAVRDDVTMLVLTPAPRGERG; from the coding sequence ATGGGCACGGCCGACCACCGGCATCGCGGCTGGGAGAGCCAAGGCTGGCTGCGCGGAGCACCACCACCGCGCTGGGTGCGGGTGCTGCCGCCCGCCCTGCTGGTGGCGGTCTGCACCGCCGAACTCCTGAGTCGGTATCCCTTGGACATCGGCTTCCTGCTGGGCGCCATCCCGTCGCTGGCCGTGCTCTCCTACGGACCCGTGGCGACGGCCATGTTCGGCGCCGTCGTCATCGTGTTCCTGTACGTACCGCCGCTCCAGCTCAACCATCCGGGCAACACCGACCTGCTGACCATCACCTTCGTCGCGATCCTGAGCGTCGCCATCTCCCTGGTGCGCAGTCGGCGCGACGCCCATCTGGTCACGGTGCGCACCGTCGCGGAGGCCGCCCAGCTCGCCGTGCTGCCACCGCTTCCCGAACGCGTCGGCCCGGTGCGCTGCACGGCGTTCTACCGGGCGGCGCAGCGCGAGACACTGGTGGGTGGCGACTTCTTCGACGTGCGCGCCGGCCCGTACGGTGTGCGGGCGGTGATGGGCGATGTGCAGGGGCACGGTCTGTCGGCCGTCTCGACCGTCGCCTCCCTCCTCGGGGCGTTCCGGGAGACCGTGCTCGACCAGGGCGACCTGAAGTCGGCCGCGGCCCGCCTCGATCGCCGGCTCGTCGTGGACTCGGCCCAGACCGCACACGCCGAACTGTTCGCGACCGCTCTGCTGCTGGAGTTCTCGCCCGACGCGGACGCGGTGCGTCTGACGTCCTGCGGACACCCGCATCCGTTTCTGCTGCGCGACGGCAAGGCCGTCGAGCTCGTTCTCGAACCGGGAGCCCCCCTCGGGCTCGGGTTCTTCGACATCTCCCCGCCGCAGATCTGCACCGTCCGGCTGGAGCGCGGCGACCGGCTGTTCCTCGGCTCCGACGGAGTGTCCGAGAGCCGGGACGAGACGGGCGCCTTCTATCCCCTGGCCGAGCGCCTGACCACGTTGGCCCAAGTGAGGTCGGCCGACCTCACCGACCGCCTCTGGGAGGACCTCCTACGGTTCTGCACCGCCGTGCGTGACGACGTCACGATGCTGGTCCTCACCCCCGCCCCCCGGGGCGAGCGGGGGTGA
- a CDS encoding WD40 repeat domain-containing protein — protein MTTGHARMNPLAYPEAADWESQGAATEAFTADGRILAVGGEDGTLQLWDTRTGRLQRTLAQGAHAADSEATVRVTSIAFSPDGRTLATGSEDGTLQLWDTHTGCTRATLAGDPAIVASMAFAPDGHALAVGGEDGTLQLWDTRTGRLQRTLAQGAHATDSEATVRVTSIAFSPDGRTLASGSEDRTVRLWDTGTGRLRRSLAGHAHGVRSIAFSPDGRTLASGDDDGSVRLWDMTLGASNSVLADPRMKADLMAFSPDGSTLATANYGGHPVQVWDVAARRLRTSVAVPTREAGSMAFSPDAGTLATASISGLGAYLWDTRTGRLRVRLWDTASGHSRASLAGYTGEAGSVAFSPDSRVLAIGAIDGTVRLWDAATGSALATLTGHTNTVLALVFSSDSHTLLTASADQTVRLWNIPLPPPATAIRRICRALGRDLTAPERSTYLPDQAPHATCPT, from the coding sequence GTGACCACTGGACACGCTCGCATGAATCCGCTGGCGTATCCGGAAGCCGCTGACTGGGAGAGTCAGGGGGCAGCCACAGAGGCGTTCACTGCGGACGGGCGCATCCTGGCGGTGGGAGGCGAGGACGGCACACTGCAACTGTGGGACACACGCACCGGCCGCCTCCAGAGGACACTGGCCCAAGGCGCCCACGCCGCGGACTCCGAAGCCACCGTACGCGTGACCTCGATCGCCTTCAGCCCAGACGGACGCACCCTCGCGACAGGCAGCGAGGATGGCACGCTACAACTGTGGGACACGCACACCGGCTGCACCCGGGCCACCCTCGCCGGCGACCCGGCCATCGTGGCCTCGATGGCGTTCGCCCCGGACGGACACGCCCTGGCGGTGGGAGGCGAGGACGGCACACTGCAACTGTGGGACACACGCACCGGCCGCCTCCAGAGGACACTGGCCCAAGGCGCCCACGCCACAGACTCCGAAGCCACCGTACGCGTGACCTCGATCGCCTTCAGCCCAGACGGACGCACCCTCGCATCCGGCAGCGAAGACCGCACCGTGCGGCTGTGGGACACCGGCACAGGCCGCCTCCGAAGAAGCCTGGCCGGCCACGCCCACGGCGTGCGCTCCATAGCGTTCAGCCCGGACGGGCGCACCCTGGCATCCGGTGATGACGACGGCAGCGTGCGGCTGTGGGACATGACACTCGGCGCGTCCAATTCCGTTCTCGCCGATCCCCGCATGAAGGCGGACTTGATGGCCTTCAGCCCGGACGGCAGCACCCTGGCCACCGCGAATTACGGTGGCCATCCCGTGCAGGTATGGGACGTAGCCGCACGACGCCTGCGCACGAGCGTTGCCGTACCGACCCGGGAAGCAGGCTCGATGGCCTTCAGCCCGGACGCCGGCACCCTGGCCACCGCGAGCATCTCCGGACTCGGGGCGTACCTGTGGGACACGCGCACCGGCCGCCTCCGCGTGCGTCTGTGGGACACTGCCAGCGGCCACAGCCGCGCGAGCCTGGCCGGGTACACCGGCGAGGCAGGATCCGTGGCCTTCAGCCCGGACAGCCGCGTCCTGGCCATCGGCGCCATAGACGGCACGGTGCGCCTGTGGGACGCCGCCACCGGCAGCGCACTGGCCACGCTCACCGGGCACACGAATACCGTGCTCGCACTGGTATTCAGCTCAGACAGCCACACCCTGCTCACCGCCAGCGCCGACCAGACCGTACGCCTGTGGAACATCCCCCTGCCTCCCCCCGCCACAGCCATCAGGAGGATCTGCCGGGCTCTCGGCCGTGACCTCACCGCGCCGGAACGCTCAACGTACCTACCGGACCAGGCACCACACGCCACATGCCCGACATGA
- a CDS encoding M4 family metallopeptidase, which yields MLPPHRTSHRRRYTAALALTAAGTLLAAGFHTGVASAAPRERGHAKIVATPRAAAAPAKLSPAAHAALLKSATAAVGDTAKILDLGSKEKLIVKDVSKDADGTTHTRYERTYAGLPVLGGDLVVHVRNGLSTVSETSKADLKVPTTTARVTSATAAHKALAIAKKADATRPAVDGAPRLVVWAAGAEPVLAWESVVGGTQDDGTPSELHVITDATSGKALFDFQAVRTGTGTGTGQYSGSVPLSTTPSGSTYQLVDGDRAGHRTYDLNQGTSGTGTLFTDDNDVWGDGTQSNRQTAGVDVAFGAAATWDYYKDVFGRNGIRNDGVAAYSRAHYGNSYVNAFWSDSCFCMTYGDGASNTHPLTALDVAAHEMSHGVTAATAGLTYSGESGGLNEATSDIFAAAVEFHANLSADVPDYLVGEKIDINGNGTPLRYMDKPSKDGASRDNWDSSLGGLDVHYSSGPANHFFYLLSEGSGAKTVNGVSYDSPTYDGVPVTGIGIENAQRIWYRALTTYMTSSTNYAGARTATLQAAADLFGAYSDTYLAVAAAWAGIHVGDRIALGVNVAPIDDQTSGVGQQVSLQTSAYTTNSGASLTYAATGLPDGLTISDTGLISGVPTTTGTSPVTVTVTDSTGASVSVSFTWRVANIYANSTRVDIPDAGAAVESPITVTGRTGNASATTQVYVKIIHTYRGDLTVSLVGPDGTVYSLLNHSGGSADNVDQTFTVDASAQPVNGTWKLRVQDTASIDVGYIQQWQLTP from the coding sequence TTGCTCCCGCCCCACCGCACCTCGCACCGACGCAGATACACCGCGGCGTTGGCGCTCACCGCCGCCGGCACGCTGCTCGCCGCCGGTTTCCACACCGGCGTCGCGTCCGCGGCTCCCCGTGAACGCGGCCACGCGAAGATCGTCGCCACCCCCCGGGCCGCCGCGGCCCCGGCGAAGCTGTCTCCCGCCGCGCACGCCGCGCTGCTCAAGAGCGCCACCGCCGCGGTCGGCGACACCGCGAAGATCCTCGACCTCGGCTCCAAGGAGAAGCTGATCGTCAAGGACGTCTCGAAGGACGCCGACGGCACCACACACACCCGCTACGAGCGCACCTACGCCGGACTGCCGGTCCTCGGCGGCGACCTCGTCGTACACGTCAGGAACGGTCTGTCCACCGTTTCCGAGACGAGCAAGGCCGACCTCAAGGTGCCTACCACCACCGCCCGCGTCACGTCCGCCACCGCCGCCCACAAGGCACTCGCGATCGCGAAGAAGGCCGACGCCACGCGTCCCGCGGTCGACGGCGCTCCCCGGCTCGTCGTCTGGGCCGCCGGAGCCGAGCCGGTGCTGGCCTGGGAGTCGGTGGTCGGCGGCACCCAGGACGACGGCACGCCGAGCGAGCTCCATGTCATCACCGACGCCACCTCGGGCAAGGCCCTGTTCGACTTCCAGGCGGTGCGCACGGGCACGGGCACGGGCACGGGCCAGTACAGCGGATCGGTTCCGCTCAGCACCACGCCGTCCGGCTCCACGTACCAGCTGGTGGACGGCGACCGCGCGGGTCACCGCACCTACGACCTGAACCAGGGAACGTCTGGCACCGGCACCCTCTTCACGGATGACAACGATGTCTGGGGAGACGGCACCCAGAGCAACCGGCAGACGGCCGGCGTGGACGTCGCCTTCGGCGCCGCGGCCACCTGGGACTACTACAAGGACGTCTTCGGCCGCAACGGCATCCGCAACGACGGCGTGGCCGCCTACAGCCGGGCGCACTACGGCAACAGCTACGTCAACGCCTTCTGGTCCGACAGCTGCTTCTGCATGACGTACGGGGACGGCGCGAGCAACACGCACCCCCTGACCGCCCTGGACGTGGCCGCCCACGAGATGAGCCACGGCGTGACCGCCGCCACCGCGGGCCTCACCTACTCGGGTGAGTCCGGTGGCCTCAACGAGGCGACCTCGGACATCTTCGCCGCCGCGGTGGAGTTCCACGCCAACCTGTCCGCCGACGTCCCCGACTACCTGGTCGGCGAGAAGATCGACATCAACGGCAACGGCACCCCGCTGCGGTACATGGACAAGCCCTCCAAGGACGGGGCGTCCCGCGACAACTGGGACTCCTCGCTGGGCGGCCTCGACGTCCACTACTCCTCCGGACCGGCCAACCACTTCTTCTACCTGCTCTCCGAGGGCAGCGGTGCCAAGACCGTCAACGGGGTCTCGTACGACAGCCCGACCTACGACGGCGTACCCGTGACCGGTATCGGCATCGAGAACGCCCAGCGAATCTGGTATCGGGCCCTGACCACCTACATGACCTCCAGCACCAACTACGCCGGAGCCCGCACCGCGACCCTCCAGGCCGCCGCCGACCTCTTCGGCGCGTACAGCGACACCTACCTCGCCGTCGCCGCCGCCTGGGCCGGGATCCACGTCGGCGACCGGATCGCGCTGGGCGTCAACGTGGCCCCGATCGACGACCAGACCAGTGGCGTCGGCCAGCAGGTCTCCCTGCAGACCAGCGCCTACACCACCAACTCCGGCGCGAGCCTGACCTATGCGGCCACCGGCCTGCCGGACGGTCTGACGATCAGCGACACCGGCCTGATCTCGGGAGTTCCCACCACCACCGGGACCAGCCCCGTGACCGTCACGGTCACCGACAGCACGGGAGCGTCCGTCTCGGTGAGCTTCACCTGGCGGGTGGCGAACATCTACGCCAACAGCACGCGGGTGGACATCCCCGACGCCGGAGCCGCGGTCGAGTCACCCATCACCGTCACCGGCCGGACCGGCAACGCGTCGGCCACCACCCAGGTCTACGTCAAGATCATCCACACCTACCGCGGTGACCTGACGGTCTCGCTCGTGGGCCCCGACGGCACCGTCTACTCGCTCCTGAACCACAGCGGGGGCAGCGCCGACAACGTCGACCAGACCTTCACGGTCGACGCCTCCGCGCAACCCGTCAACGGCACCTGGAAGCTGAGGGTCCAGGACACCGCCTCGATCGACGTCGGCTACATCCAGCAGTGGCAGCTCACCCCCTGA
- a CDS encoding endonuclease/exonuclease/phosphatase family protein, producing MNQRNQRNQGTRRRPVRFATFNVLHGRPLPDGGPPLSLAANPAEGPLARAVLSLDADVLALQELDRLQERSGGVDQAAVAADAAGLKHWRYASACHARSTADRGWILAPAEPGLRVYGPQDADSATDVPSHGIALLSRFPVRDWRARRLAPAPLGMPLRMAGRPGLTLVRDQPRAALAAVLEAPGGPFTAVAVHLSFVPGWNVAQLLAVRDWIADLPSPHVLLGDFNLIGALPRVVLNAPGKTRTPPSPRGWFDLARTPTYPAHRPVVQFDHVLANGVGVAAASGARTPATGISDHRPLVLELSL from the coding sequence ATGAATCAGCGGAATCAGCGGAACCAGGGAACGCGCCGCCGGCCGGTGCGGTTCGCGACGTTCAATGTGCTGCACGGTCGGCCGCTGCCGGACGGAGGGCCTCCCCTCTCCCTCGCCGCGAACCCGGCCGAAGGACCGCTCGCCCGAGCCGTCCTTTCCCTGGACGCCGATGTCCTGGCGTTGCAGGAACTGGACCGCCTCCAGGAGCGATCGGGCGGCGTCGACCAGGCGGCGGTCGCAGCCGACGCGGCGGGGCTGAAGCACTGGCGCTACGCGAGCGCGTGCCACGCCCGTTCCACAGCGGACCGGGGGTGGATCCTCGCCCCGGCCGAGCCGGGGCTACGGGTGTACGGCCCGCAGGACGCCGACTCGGCCACGGACGTCCCCTCGCACGGGATCGCGTTGCTGTCCCGCTTTCCGGTACGGGACTGGCGGGCCCGGCGGCTGGCTCCCGCGCCCCTCGGTATGCCCCTGCGGATGGCCGGGCGGCCCGGGCTCACCCTGGTCCGGGACCAGCCGCGCGCCGCGCTGGCCGCCGTACTGGAGGCACCGGGCGGTCCGTTCACGGCGGTGGCGGTGCACCTGTCGTTCGTACCGGGCTGGAACGTCGCACAGCTGCTCGCCGTCCGAGACTGGATCGCCGACCTTCCCTCACCTCATGTCCTGCTGGGCGATTTCAATTTGATCGGTGCTCTGCCCAGGGTCGTACTGAACGCTCCCGGGAAGACGCGCACCCCACCGTCGCCCCGCGGCTGGTTCGATCTGGCCCGCACCCCGACCTATCCCGCGCATCGCCCGGTCGTGCAGTTCGACCATGTGCTCGCGAACGGCGTCGGCGTGGCAGCGGCGAGCGGAGCGCGCACGCCCGCGACGGGGATCTCGGACCATCGCCCGCTCGTGCTGGAACTGTCCCTGTGA
- a CDS encoding ATP-binding protein, with the protein MIVWLNGTHGAGKTTTSALVQQLIPDSRVFDAEKVGETLMDITPGLPATDNFQHWPPWRPLVVETARRVLDYTGGTLVMPMTVLVEQYWREISSGLAQHAIPVRHFVLHADQDALRGRIAGDTVLGPNSPFRLQYLEPYAEAARTWLHAEAEVVDTTHRTPAQAAQQIAEAVKS; encoded by the coding sequence ATGATCGTATGGCTCAACGGCACCCACGGCGCAGGCAAGACGACGACCAGTGCGCTCGTGCAGCAGCTGATCCCGGATTCACGGGTGTTCGACGCCGAGAAGGTCGGCGAGACACTCATGGACATCACGCCAGGGCTGCCCGCGACGGACAACTTCCAGCACTGGCCGCCGTGGCGGCCCCTCGTGGTCGAGACCGCCCGACGCGTCCTCGACTACACCGGCGGCACCCTGGTGATGCCCATGACGGTCCTGGTCGAGCAGTACTGGCGCGAGATCAGCTCGGGCCTTGCCCAGCACGCCATTCCAGTCCGGCACTTCGTCCTCCATGCCGACCAGGACGCCCTCCGCGGGCGCATCGCGGGCGACACCGTTCTTGGCCCCAACTCCCCGTTCCGTCTCCAATACCTTGAGCCCTACGCCGAGGCGGCCCGCACGTGGCTGCACGCCGAGGCCGAGGTCGTGGACACCACGCACCGCACACCCGCCCAGGCCGCCCAGCAGATCGCAGAGGCCGTCAAGAGTTGA
- a CDS encoding nSTAND1 domain-containing NTPase, giving the protein MTALSQAAAGERLPTLAVVLAYVEACGGDPAEWEARWKRAVDEAAASSSEDAESGEPPYRGLARFEPGDSSRFFGRDKLTSDVLELAGRRRFAAVFGASGSGKSSLLRAGLIPALRDTQDVALRPAAIRILTPGQLPARTHAQVFDTGPGADGAQADVFVIVDQFEEVFTLCHDPAERAAFIDVLLTARQPDSRLRILLAVRADFYGRCAGHPGLAEALRDANLLVGPMSPVELREAIVKPTAAEGLTVERALTSRLVEEVANAPGGLPLLSHVLLETWRRRRGKTMTLAGYEAAGGMEGAVAKTAEDAYGRFTAAQAAAARRLLLRLVALGDGALDTRRPADREELQATGAQETETENVLEALAQARLLILDGDTVELAHEALLTAWPRLSDWIEQERERLRAHRKLAEAAHAWEDLGRDTGALYRGTRLATAQEHFGSAQAADLTRLEHAFLTAGITAHKQEEQAAARTTRRLRALTASLAVLLVLAVIAGLVAWQQSRLSNQQKHSADSARQVALSRQLAAQSSALIDTNSDLASLLAVQAYRTSATSQAIESLYAAAAVPLKHRPTGQRGAVSSVAFTPTGAPLPPAAPATTSCGTRAPADWAEPSTGRAKLRRWWRSAPTGKP; this is encoded by the coding sequence GTGACGGCGCTGTCGCAGGCTGCCGCCGGTGAGCGGTTGCCGACGCTGGCGGTGGTCCTGGCGTACGTGGAGGCGTGCGGGGGCGATCCGGCGGAGTGGGAGGCTCGTTGGAAGCGGGCAGTGGATGAGGCCGCTGCATCGAGTTCGGAGGACGCGGAGAGCGGGGAGCCGCCGTATCGGGGTTTGGCTCGGTTCGAGCCCGGCGACAGCAGCCGGTTCTTCGGCCGTGACAAGCTCACCTCGGACGTACTGGAGCTGGCAGGTCGGCGACGGTTCGCTGCGGTGTTCGGGGCGTCCGGCAGCGGCAAGTCCTCACTGCTGCGCGCTGGCCTCATCCCCGCCCTACGGGACACCCAGGACGTCGCACTGCGCCCGGCCGCCATCCGGATCCTGACCCCGGGCCAGCTCCCAGCACGCACGCACGCCCAGGTGTTTGACACCGGTCCCGGCGCGGATGGTGCTCAGGCGGATGTGTTCGTGATCGTTGATCAGTTCGAGGAAGTCTTCACCCTCTGCCACGATCCGGCCGAACGCGCCGCTTTTATTGACGTGCTCCTGACCGCGCGACAACCGGACAGCCGGCTGCGGATACTCCTGGCGGTGCGCGCCGACTTCTACGGCCGCTGCGCCGGACACCCCGGCCTGGCCGAGGCGTTGCGCGACGCCAACCTGCTGGTGGGTCCCATGAGTCCGGTGGAACTACGCGAGGCAATCGTCAAACCGACCGCAGCCGAAGGCCTGACCGTGGAACGCGCCTTGACCTCCCGCCTGGTCGAGGAAGTCGCCAACGCCCCGGGCGGACTGCCGCTGCTCTCGCACGTGCTGCTGGAGACCTGGCGCCGCCGCCGCGGCAAGACAATGACCCTGGCCGGCTACGAGGCGGCAGGAGGTATGGAGGGCGCGGTCGCCAAGACCGCCGAGGACGCCTACGGCCGGTTCACTGCAGCCCAGGCGGCCGCGGCCCGCCGGCTGCTGCTGCGCCTGGTCGCCCTCGGTGATGGCGCCCTCGACACCCGTCGCCCCGCCGACCGGGAGGAACTTCAGGCCACCGGCGCTCAGGAGACCGAAACCGAGAACGTTCTGGAGGCTCTGGCTCAGGCACGGTTGCTCATTCTTGACGGCGACACCGTCGAGCTCGCCCATGAAGCCTTGTTGACCGCCTGGCCGAGGCTGAGTGATTGGATTGAACAGGAGCGTGAACGTCTGCGCGCACACCGCAAACTCGCCGAAGCCGCCCACGCGTGGGAAGACCTGGGCCGGGACACGGGGGCTCTGTACCGCGGCACCCGCCTCGCCACCGCCCAGGAACACTTCGGGTCCGCGCAAGCTGCGGACCTCACCAGGCTGGAACATGCATTCCTCACCGCCGGCATCACCGCACACAAACAGGAAGAGCAGGCCGCCGCCCGCACCACGCGGCGCCTGCGCGCCCTCACCGCGTCCCTGGCTGTCCTGCTGGTCCTGGCAGTCATCGCTGGGCTCGTCGCGTGGCAGCAGAGCCGGCTCAGCAACCAGCAGAAGCACAGCGCCGACTCGGCCCGGCAGGTGGCCCTCTCCCGTCAGCTCGCCGCGCAGTCCTCCGCTCTCATCGACACCAACTCCGACCTGGCCTCGCTGCTGGCCGTCCAGGCCTACCGGACCAGTGCGACCTCCCAGGCGATAGAGAGCCTTTATGCAGCCGCTGCCGTCCCTCTCAAGCACAGGCCTACCGGCCAGCGCGGCGCTGTCTCCTCGGTGGCCTTCACCCCGACGGGCGCACCCTTGCCACCGGCAGCACCAGCGACGACCAGCTGTGGGACACGCGCACCGGCCGACTGGGCAGAACCTTCAACGGGCAGAGCGAAGCTACGGCGTTGGTGGCGTTCAGCCCCGACGGGCAAACCCTGA